Within Winogradskyella helgolandensis, the genomic segment AATGATACTGAATGTAAATTTATCAATCTTTTTAACCTTACATTTATTGGTGTGTTTGTCTAAATCTTCCAAGTAGATGCCGCCTGCCATACGCTCAATAAATGTTTGAGAAATCGGTTGGTCTACAGTAACGATGTATTCTTTTTCGTGATTATTACTAGCTCTTAAAATCTTGTTTACAATATCACCATCATCAGTTAGTAGAATTAAACCTTCACTTGGTTTATCTAATCTACCGACAGGGAAAATACGTTTAGGATAATTAAGATAATCAATGATATTGTCTTTTTCAACGCGTGTATCTGTGGTGCAAACAATGCCTACAGGTTTGTTAAAAGCTAAATACACAAAATCTTGTTGACGTTCACCAATAATTTCGCCATCCACTTTAACCACATCTTCAGATGCTACTTTAGTTCCCATTTCTGGTACGACATCATTAATAGTGACTCTTCCTGCTTCAATTAAGCGGTCTGCGGCTCTACGAGAGCAATAACCAGCTTCGCTGAGGTATTTGTTTAGGCGTTTTAAATCTTCTGACATGGTGCAAAAATACGATAAAGATTAATCATTAATGAATTCAATAATCTTAGGTGTTAAAGAAACATCTTTTAAACCATGACCAAAACCAGTAGTAGAAATGAATTCAGAATTTTTATAGCGATTTGCAATTAATTGACCATCTTCATAAGGAATAATACGATCCTTTTTATCATGAATAATTAATCCTTTTGCATCAATAGATTCTGTGAAGTTTGCTGCCGAAAAGTAAGAGACTGGTTGTCCAAAGCGCTCAACAATAATATTGTCTAATCCATTTGAAATTTTAGTGTTAAAACCCATCATAGATTTGTATCGGTCAAATACTCCCGTGAAATGAGCAGGAGCTCCTAAGAGAATAAGTTTTTTTATTGAGGGTAATTGATGTTTGTGCATATAAAAAACACTAGCCATACCACCAACCGAATGACCAATTAATACGTCTGGATTAAACTTATTAGCCACCACATTTATGAATTCAGAATACAGAATAGCATTAAATTGTTTGCCATCCGATCTTCCGTGTGCAGGAGCATCTAGTGCTATAATATTGTAATCTTGTGCTTTGAGTTCTTTTAAAATATATGCCCAACGCGATGCATTACTTTCCCAACCATGAGCAAGTAATACGGTTTTGCCTTTTCCAACCCAACGGTAGGTTGCAATATCCATATTGTTATACCTGATTTCTTCGTAAAATGCCGAATCAATTATTTGTTTTTGCTCTTCTGTGTAACGTCCTTTTTTTGGTGAGGCAAAAAGGTTTATCGCTTTTTTTGTTGCATATTTAGAAGAAATTAGACTAGTTGCATTAAGTGCGCTACCAATAGATTTTATAACAAAACTCTTCATACTTTATTGGTCTTCTCTATTAACGGCTTCAATTGAAAATGCGGGTAAGCAAATAGCTAAATACTCACAAGGTTCTGTGAAAGGATTAGAGTATTGTAAGCGTGTGTTTTTCTCAACTTTTATAGACTGTCCTGCTTCTAAAATAATAGTTTCTCCGTCTATGATAAATTGTTTTTTTCCTTTTATAATAAAAGTGTATTCATCAAATTCTGGAGTTTGAAAAGGTTCTGACCAACCTGCAGGAGCCACCATATGCGCGATGCTTATTTCAGAATTGCCATCTGTGGCATTACCAAAATGTTCTTTTATAATTTTACCATCTTCTGTAGGAACTACAAATGGCGAATCTTGAATTTTATATTTTTGTTTTTTATCCATGTTTTTCAATTAACAACTATTCTACCAGTGAACCATAAAATATTTAATCTTAGCTTTTTCAGGAATTTGAATCGGGTCGATTGTCATATCCATATTAAAACGCATACTAGCAGGTAATTCTTTTTTATCAATAGTAAAGGACGCGTTAACCTCATTGACTGAGACTACTATAACATTGATAAGATTATCAATTTTTGAGATTTTATAAGCTGCTTTTAGATCTTTAAAAGTACTTATGTTCGATATATTTTTATTTGTGTGGTATCGTGAATCAATGATGTTTATGCTAGAGATAACAGAAGTAGAATCTAAAGCTTCTCTTGGAGATAAGTCTAGAAGTTTTTTGCCTCCTTTTTCAAAAATTTCAATGGTGTTTACTGAGCCAATAAATTCATCACCAGAAACGTATCTTACAATAGAGTCATTACTATAAATAGCATCTAAGTCTTTTACTTGTGTAGAGTCCGTTAGTAAACCTATACACGTTTTAGATATCAAAAAAGGGTCTACTGAGGCATCTTTGGTGCAACTTGTTATTAAAACTGCACAAATTAATGCAGCAAATAGGGTGTGTTTCATAATAGGTTGTAGTTGATATTATTTAAGCATTTTGGTTAATATGCCAAGAACGCTTCTTATTACTGTTGGGCTTGTTAATACTTTTATAAATGGGTTTTGTCTTGTGGATTGTCTTCTTGTAGAGCTTCTTGTGCTTCTTTTAGTTTCAGCACGTTTTAAAGCTTCTTTTTCCTCTTTTGCTTTTTGTTTAGCTTCTTCTGCTTCGGCTTGCTCAATTTTTTTATTCAACATTTCGTAAGCACTATCTCGGTCAATCTCTTGGTTATATTTTCTAGCCAATTTTGATTGCGATAATAGACTTGCTAATTCCGATTCCGTTAAAATATCCATTCTACTCATGGGAGCACGCAACATGGTTGCTGCCAAAGGTGTTGGTTTTCCTTTTTCATCTAAAGCAGAGACTAGAGCTTCACCTATTCCTAAAGAGGTTAAAATTTCTGCCGTATCATAATACTCAGTATCTGGATAATTTTGAGCCGTTAATTTAATCGCTTTTCTATCTTTCGCGGTAAAGGCTCGTAAGGCATGCTGTACTTTAAGTCCTAATTGGCCTAAAACTGCTTCAGGTACATCGGTTGGGTTCTGAGTTACAAAATATAAACCCACACCTTTACTACGAATGAGTTTTACGATACTTTCAATCTGACTTAATAAGGCGTCCGAAGCTTCATTGAATATTAAATGTGCTTCGTCAATGAACATAATAAGTTCTGGGCGTCCACTATCTCCTTGTTCAGGAAATGTTGAATAAATCTCCGCTAATAAACTCAACATAAATGTCGAAAACAATTTCGGCTTATCTTGAATATCTGTCAGTCTAATAATATTAATATATCCGCGACCGTTTTCATCAATCCTCAATAAATCTTGAGTGTCAAAAGAGGTTTCACCAAAGAAAACATCTCCTCCTTGTTGCTCAATCTCAATAAGTTTTCTTAAAATGGCGCCTGTTGAAGCTGTTGAAATACGACCATAAGCTTCTTCAAATTCTGCTTTGCCTTCATTGGTAGCATATTGTAGGATTTTCTTAAAATCTTTAAGGTCTAATAAGGGTAAATGGTTGTCATCACAATATTTAAAAATGACAGAAATAATACCAGCTTGCGTTTCTGTAACATCTAATATTCTCGAAATTAAAACAGGCCCAAATTCGCTGATAGTTGCTCTTAAACGGACTCCATCTTGTTCGGATAAAGTCATGACTTCTACAGGAAACGCTTTGGGTTCAAATGGTAATCCTATTTTTTCCATTCGCTCATCAATTTTAGCGTGGCCAGGACTTGGTTTTGCTAACCCACTTAAATCTCCTTTAATGTCCATCAATAAAACCGGAATACCTTTTTCTGATAAATTTTCGGCTAAAACTTGTAGCGTTTTTGTTTTTCCAGTACCAGTTGCTCCAGCAATAAGTCCATGTCTATTCATGGTTTTTAAGGGAACGTTTACAAAAGTATTAGTCATGGTTTTGCCGTCAAGCATTGCAGATCCAAGTGTAATATAGTCGCCTTTACATGTGTTTCCTTCGTTAATTTCTTTCACGAAAGCTTCAGAATTCTTCATTTATCAGAAAATTTGCATAAAAATAATGTAATTTAATCACGTATGAAATAGATTTCAATTTCATAATTATCTAATCCACTTTCTTCAAGACTTATTTCTGTATAAATAAATATTAAATTTTACCAATAGTTTAAAGCAAACTGAGACTGCGACTGAAAACTAAATAACTATCTTTGCAGCCATATGACAAGAAGAGAACGACAAGAATTAATAGATAAAGGGTTACTACTGCCTTTAATGGAGGAATTTTATACCATTCAAGGTGAAGGTTTTCATAAAGGAACAGCGGCATATTTTGTGCGAATTGGTGGTTGTGACGTGGGTTGCCATTGGTGCGATGTGAAAGAAAGTTGGTTGGCAGAATTACATCCTCCTACAGCAACTGAAAAGATTGTAGAAAACGCAATAAAATATAGCGATACTATTATTGTTACAGGTGGTGAGCCTCTAACTTGGGATATGGGACCACTAACGGCTCAATTGAAAGCTAAAGGTGTTCAGACTCATATAGAGACTTCTGGTGCTTATAAGTTAACTGGAGAATGGGATTGGATATGCTTATCACCTAAGAAAATGAAATTACCTACCGAAGAAGTTTTAGAAAAAGCTCACGAACTTAAATGTATCATTTATAATAATGATGATTTTAAATTTGCAGAGGATCAAGCGGCTAAAGTAAATGATAATTGCATTTTGTATTTACAACCAGAATGGAGCAAACGCGATAAAGTGATTCCGAAAATTGTAGATTATGTCATGGCTAATCCGAAATGGAAAGTGTCCTTACAGACTCATAAATATTTGAATATACCTTAGTTTAGACTCTAGATTTTGGATTTTCAAAATTGGAAAAGTGTATAAATAAAAAAGTTCCGAGAAGTATAAATCTTCTCGGAACTTTTTTTATGTCAGCTAACAGTTATTTAGTAAAAGGTACAGCCACTCTAGTTGTTCCCCAGCCGATGAACATATGTACACCATCATCAGATTTGTCAAATGCAATAGAAAGTGCTTCTAATGATTCTTTACCTTCTGTTACAGGAACAGTGATACTAGCTACAGTGTTATCTTCTTTGTATCCTGAAGTTCCCCAGTTGTTTACATCAGAACTTACAATAATAGTCCACTCTTTATCTCCAGGAATTGTAAATAATGAATAGGTACCAGCTTTAATTGTCTTTCCTCCAAGTTTCATATCCTTAAAAAGAATTAGTTCTGTGGCTTCGTTAGCACCTGTTCTCCATACTTTATCTTTTTGAGTTAATTCTTTTACAGTTCTGCCTTTAAGTTGTGGTCTACCATAATATACTTTTATCAATTGATCGCTACCTCTTCCAAATGACGCTACGTCTAAAGGACTTTTGTCTAAGCCTGAAAATTTTTGTGCTTCGGCATTAAAAGAAATAAGCATCATAAATGCAAATGAAATGGTCGTTAATAGTCTTGTGGTTTTCATAATTTGTTTTTGATTTTTGGTGAATATGATTGCGCTAAAGGTAAAACCCATTCGTCTTAATATTATATTAAATAACGAAACTAGATGTTAAAGTTGATGACTTATTTTAAAGTAATTGGAAATTCAGCAATTGTTGTGTCCCATCCTATTTTTAAGTTCACAGTGTTATCTGAAGCTTTGTAAAGCGCAATAGATAAGTTTTCAATAGTTTTATCACTTTTAGTTATAGGCACCGATACACTTGCGATATCTTTAGTTTCATCATAACCGTAATTTCCCCAACCGTCAAGTTCAGTGTTTAATTTTAAAGTCCATTCTTTTTCAGTAGGAATAATGATCACACTATAGCGTCCTGCTTTAATTTCTTTTCCA encodes:
- a CDS encoding pseudouridine synthase, translated to MSEDLKRLNKYLSEAGYCSRRAADRLIEAGRVTINDVVPEMGTKVASEDVVKVDGEIIGERQQDFVYLAFNKPVGIVCTTDTRVEKDNIIDYLNYPKRIFPVGRLDKPSEGLILLTDDGDIVNKILRASNNHEKEYIVTVDQPISQTFIERMAGGIYLEDLDKHTNKCKVKKIDKFTFSIILTQGLNRQIRRMCEYCNYEVQALKRIRIMNIKLDVPTGQYRELTKEEFKNLNDLIADSTKTYEANKESETRSNRR
- a CDS encoding alpha/beta fold hydrolase; the protein is MKSFVIKSIGSALNATSLISSKYATKKAINLFASPKKGRYTEEQKQIIDSAFYEEIRYNNMDIATYRWVGKGKTVLLAHGWESNASRWAYILKELKAQDYNIIALDAPAHGRSDGKQFNAILYSEFINVVANKFNPDVLIGHSVGGMASVFYMHKHQLPSIKKLILLGAPAHFTGVFDRYKSMMGFNTKISNGLDNIIVERFGQPVSYFSAANFTESIDAKGLIIHDKKDRIIPYEDGQLIANRYKNSEFISTTGFGHGLKDVSLTPKIIEFIND
- a CDS encoding cupin domain-containing protein, whose amino-acid sequence is MDKKQKYKIQDSPFVVPTEDGKIIKEHFGNATDGNSEISIAHMVAPAGWSEPFQTPEFDEYTFIIKGKKQFIIDGETIILEAGQSIKVEKNTRLQYSNPFTEPCEYLAICLPAFSIEAVNREDQ
- a CDS encoding helicase HerA-like domain-containing protein, translated to MKNSEAFVKEINEGNTCKGDYITLGSAMLDGKTMTNTFVNVPLKTMNRHGLIAGATGTGKTKTLQVLAENLSEKGIPVLLMDIKGDLSGLAKPSPGHAKIDERMEKIGLPFEPKAFPVEVMTLSEQDGVRLRATISEFGPVLISRILDVTETQAGIISVIFKYCDDNHLPLLDLKDFKKILQYATNEGKAEFEEAYGRISTASTGAILRKLIEIEQQGGDVFFGETSFDTQDLLRIDENGRGYINIIRLTDIQDKPKLFSTFMLSLLAEIYSTFPEQGDSGRPELIMFIDEAHLIFNEASDALLSQIESIVKLIRSKGVGLYFVTQNPTDVPEAVLGQLGLKVQHALRAFTAKDRKAIKLTAQNYPDTEYYDTAEILTSLGIGEALVSALDEKGKPTPLAATMLRAPMSRMDILTESELASLLSQSKLARKYNQEIDRDSAYEMLNKKIEQAEAEEAKQKAKEEKEALKRAETKRSTRSSTRRQSTRQNPFIKVLTSPTVIRSVLGILTKMLK
- a CDS encoding 7-carboxy-7-deazaguanine synthase QueE, producing MTRRERQELIDKGLLLPLMEEFYTIQGEGFHKGTAAYFVRIGGCDVGCHWCDVKESWLAELHPPTATEKIVENAIKYSDTIIVTGGEPLTWDMGPLTAQLKAKGVQTHIETSGAYKLTGEWDWICLSPKKMKLPTEEVLEKAHELKCIIYNNDDFKFAEDQAAKVNDNCILYLQPEWSKRDKVIPKIVDYVMANPKWKVSLQTHKYLNIP
- a CDS encoding DUF2911 domain-containing protein, which encodes MKTTRLLTTISFAFMMLISFNAEAQKFSGLDKSPLDVASFGRGSDQLIKVYYGRPQLKGRTVKELTQKDKVWRTGANEATELILFKDMKLGGKTIKAGTYSLFTIPGDKEWTIIVSSDVNNWGTSGYKEDNTVASITVPVTEGKESLEALSIAFDKSDDGVHMFIGWGTTRVAVPFTK